In Ipomoea triloba cultivar NCNSP0323 chromosome 7, ASM357664v1, a single genomic region encodes these proteins:
- the LOC116025560 gene encoding S-adenosylmethionine decarboxylase proenzyme-like — protein MALPVSAIGFEGYEKRLEISFCKHGVVADPKWKGLRSLSKAQLDEFLGPAECTIVSALSNKYVDSYVLSESSLFVYAHKIIIKTCGTTKLLQAIPNMLKLAGSLSLKVQTVRYTRGSFIFPGAQPSPHRCFSEEVAVLDGYFGKLRSGSKAYILGSPAISQKWHVYFASNETIQPKNPVYTLEMCMTGLDREKASVFYKNGSSSAALMTVKSGIRKILPRSDICDFEFDPCGYSMNSIEGPAHSTIHITPEDGFSYASFEAVGYDLKTVNLALLIKRVLACFMPKEFSIAIHSDGSGKLLEPVSSLDLNGYWLGEKCSENLGTGGSIVYQKFIRTYAYCSSRPVLKGCSL, from the coding sequence ATGGCGTTGCCAGTCTCTGCTATTGGATTTGAAGGTTACGAGAAGAGGCTTGAAATTTCGTTTTGTAAGCATGGCGTCGTTGCTGATCCTAAATGGAAGGGCCTTCGATCTCTTTCCAAAGCACAGTTGGATGAATTCCTGGGACCTGCTGAGTGCACAATAGTTTCTGCACTGTCAAATAAGTATGTGGACTCCTATGTCCTCTCTGAATCAAGCCTCTTTGTTTATGCTCACAAAATAATCATCAAAACCTGTGGGACAACCAAATTGCTTCAAGCAATCCCGAACATGCTGAAATTGGCGGGTTCCCTTTCTCTGAAAGTACAGACTGTGAGATACACCCGTGGGAGCTTCATTTTCCCGGGGGCTCAGCCATCTCCTCACCGATGCTTCTCAGAAGAAGTTGCTGTACTGGATGGCTATTTCGGAAAGCTTAGATCAGGAAGCAAGGCTTATATTTTGGGCAGTCCTGCCATATCACAGAAATGGCACGTTTACTTTGCTTCGAACGAAACTATCCAGCCCAAGAACCCTGTTTACACTCTGGAAATGTGCATGACCGGTTTGGATAGGGAGAAAGCTTCCGTCTTTTACAAGAATGGATCTAGCTCTGCAGCCCTCATGACTGTTAAATCCGGCATTAGGAAGATCCTCCCTCGGTCTGACATATGCGATTTTGAGTTTGACCCTTGCGGGTATTCCATGAATTCTATTGAAGGACCCGCGCATTCTACCATTCACATTACTCCTGAAGATGGATTTAGTTATGCTAGCTTTGAAGCTGTTGGATATGACTTGAAAACCGTGAACCTAGCGCTCTTGATCAAGAGAGTGTTGGCCTGTTTCATGCCAAAGGAATTCTCCATCGCTATCCACAGTGATGGTTCTGGTAAGCTACTCGAACCCGTTAGCTCTCTTGACCTAAACGGCTACTGGCTCGGTGAGAAATGCAGTGAAAACCTTGGAACTGGCGGTTCCATCGTCTACCAGAAGTTCATTAGGACTTATGCCTATTGTTCATCCAGGCCTGTTCTGAAAGGCTGCTCCCTGTAA